One Oncorhynchus masou masou isolate Uvic2021 chromosome 18, UVic_Omas_1.1, whole genome shotgun sequence DNA window includes the following coding sequences:
- the LOC135505176 gene encoding uncharacterized protein LOC135505176 produces MEPSGNRTPEGKDMIHLAKKAERYAGTSQASTPVVVVTQSQTSVGVPKKRIYVVPMPRRAPKEPQIQIRTPTADATRTRTPVPSTKRIFIVSQPFSAGGSTQTQVPGPRKHIYVLAQPQNAAGVRTQPQTTARITTQPQTTARITIQPQTIAGKIDPLIVSGQSQIKTPTGVTVQSQIVASVKAQVHPEVGRTDPPHAPRQTRKMVHFQPKPLTAMDAAPTKADAQTQTPTVVAEVMSMLQHGDVRPAPQPYLVHKEEVLRRMGAPEKMSVRTLLMYTGKNPADRDSKNRLVKNLIKAGIPPVEIPAYITSAFSRLTEGDTTMLCSDMKSLAIKHLNFTNMAEQLIEETNPVQHWSKIIDTKAQLEEMRLCFRDPANSRLMDNVTHGMSTGVMDATFDIISTLIDYQVQLIACLVNTMPSHQTPTRTAVKTRPSPALQTSVSLVTPPVITNPTPLGPFASQPPLKRLYVIAQPHNKPLRCCQETQNETQTDTQLPKEPLKHQKGRGVQRGPRGSYRKRAASGASGRKQEAAQEKGRGKKVKLNPSPHVAMDTEEEGNAKMAKKRTAGNTEGNSAAGCTQTN; encoded by the exons ATGGAGCCCTCAG GGAACAGAACTCCTGAGGGGAAGGATATGATCCATCTGGCCAAGAAGGCAGAGAGATATGCAG GGACTTCCCAGGCCTCGACTCCAGTTGTGGTCGTGACCCAATCTCAAACATCAGTCGGTGTCCCCAAGAAGCGCATCTACGTAGTACCCATGCCCCGGCGGGCTCCTAAAGAGCCACAAATCCAGATTCGGACTCCCACTGCAGATGCAACCCGAACCCGGACTCCAGTCCCATCCACAAAACGCATCTTTATTGTATCCCAACCTTTCTCTGCTGGGGGCTCGACGCAAACCCAGGTACCAGGCCCTAGGAAACACATTTATGTACTAGCTCAGCCCCAGAATGCTGCTGGGGTCAGGACCCAACCCCAAACTACAGCCAGGATCACGACTCAACCCCAAACTACAGCCAGGATCACAATTCAACCCCAAACTATAGCTGGGAAAATAGACCCACTTATAGTGTCAGGACAGTCCCAGATCAAGACTCCAACTGGGGTCACAGTTCAATCCCAGATTGTAGCCAGTGTCAAAGCCCAAGTCCATCCTGAGGTAGGGAGAACAGACCCTCCTCATGCTCCAAGGCAGACTAGGAAGATGGTTCACTTCCAACCCAAGCCTCTGACAGCCATGGATGCAGCCCCAACCAAGGCTGATGCCCAGACTCAGACCCCTACTGTCGTGGCAGAGGTGATGTCTATGCTGCAACACGGAGATGTGAGACCTGCACCGCAGCCATACCTGGTCCACAAAGAAGAG GTGCTGAGGAGGATGGGTGCGCCAGAGAAGATGTCAGTGAGAACGTTGCTGATGTACACTGGGAAGAACCCTGCAGACCGAGACAGCAAGAACAGATTGGTGAAAAACCTGATTAAGGCTGGAATCCCCCCCGTCGAGATCCCTGCCTATATCACCAGTGCCTTCTCCAGGCTCACCgagg GTGACACCACAATGCTGTGTAGTGACATGAAGTCCCTAGCTATCAAACACCTCAACTTCACCAATATGGCCGAGCAGCTCATAGAGGAGACCAACCCTGTGCAGCACTGGTCCAAGATCATCGATACCAA AGCCCAGCTAGAGGAGATGAGACTGTGTTTCAGGGACCCAGCTAACAGTCGTCTGATGGACAACGTGACCCACGGTATGAGCACGGGCGTGATGGACGCCACCTTCGACATCATCTCTACCCTCATTGACTACCAGGTGCAGCTAATCGCCTGTCTAGTGAACACCATGCCTTCACACCAAACTCCCACTAGGACGGCTGTCAAAACTAGGCCTTCTCCGGCCCTTCAGACGTCCGTGTCCCTCGTCACCCCCCCTGTTATCACCAATCCGACGCCCCTGGGCCCATTCGCCTCCCAACCCCCCTTGAAACGTCTCTATGTGATAGCCCAGCCCCACAACAAGCCCCTGCGGTGCTGCCAAGAGACCCAGAAcgagacccagacagacacccagctCCCTAAGGAACCACTGAAACATCAGAAGGGTCGAGGCGTCCAGCGTGGCCCCAGGGGATCTTACAGGAAGAGAGCCGCTTCAGGGGCCTCAGGCAGGAAACAGGAAGCGGCtcaggagaaggggaggggtaaGAAGGTTAAGCTAAACCCCTCCCCACACGTTGCCATGGATACCGAGGAAGAGGGGAATGCAAAGATGGCCAAAAAGAGAACTGCTGGCAACACAGAAGGAAACTCTGCAGCTGGATGTACACAAACAAATTGA
- the LOC135505174 gene encoding uncharacterized protein LOC135505174 produces MESNQSLAGVDSQGNMVFRVVKPVMGIFQVSSEQTNSVGQGGSQQMMVGGLTGLQGLSNLPSMVLGDGQGQGQQQMGDMNQMQAQIQIPAEDMTQTQVAAPNHNHVPHVPFAEVSSLLDPNMKSSKARKYLIPYDEIKRRLEAPEKMSLRSLAAYTRVSRGPASKKTLQESLNILGLTPGTTTSVSSSFSKLTEGDTKALCNDMKDFAHDYIDFGNMAKQLIPETNTVQHWSKVIETRSHLEAMRKCFRDPVNSASFDNVTHGLGLGMLDAALDMITMVIDKQIRILSGAAATDPVDTGPPMRRIRRRHRKPRDNGNNKLHGSLGGVKGQEKGPGKGKGRGRGRKKMRLQESGAPVGVAMDTTQQQDQEHCQPEDVESSVLTLVSVGYETISSGLNATGQI; encoded by the exons ATGGAATCAAATCAGAGCCTGGCGGGGGTGGACTCCCAGGGCAACATGGTGTTCAGAGTGGTTAAACCTGTCATGGGCATCTTCCAAGTCTCCTCAGAACAGACCAACTCTGTCGGACAGGGGGGGTCGCAGCAGATGATGGTTGGGGGGCTGACGGGGTTACAAGGGTTATCCAATCTCCCCTCCATGGTGCTGGGGGATGGACAGGGTCAGGGCCAGCAGCAAATGGGGGACATGAACCAGATGCAAGCCCAGATTCAGATCCCAGCAGAGGACATGACCCAGACCCAGGTTGCCGCTCCAAACCACAACCACGTACCCCATGTTCCGTTTGCAGAGGTGTCGTCTCTCTTGGACCCCAACATGAAGAGTTCCAAGGCCC GCAAGTACCTGATACCCTATGACGAGATCAAGCGTCGTCTGGAGGCTCCAGAGAAGATGTCTCTGCGTTCACTAGCAGCCTACACCAGGGTCAGCCGTGGCCCGGCCAGCAAGAAAACCCTGCAGGAGTCTCTAAATATACTGGGTCTTACTCCTGGTACTACTACTTCTGTGTCTTCTTCCTTTTCCAAGCTCACAGAgg GTGACACCAAAGCCCTGTGTAACGACATGAAGGACTTTGCCCATGACTACATAGACTTTGGCAACATGGCCAAGCAGCTTATTCCAGAGACCAACACTGTCCAACACTGGTCCAAGGTCATAGAAACCAG GAGCCACCTGGAGGCGATGAGGAAGTGTTTTCGTGACCCTGTCAACAGTGCGTCGTTCGACAACGTGACTCACGGCTTGGGCCTCGGGATGCTCGACGCCGCCCTTGACATGATTACCATGGTGATCGACAAACAAATTCGCATCCTGTCTGGCGCTGCGGCAACCGATCCAGTCGACACCGGCCCTCCAATGAGACGCATCCGCCGCCGCCACCGCAAGCCCCGAGACAACGGCAACAACAAATTGCACGGGTCGCTGGGCGGGGTTAAAGGTCAAGAGAAAGGGCCAGGGAAGGGCAAAGGGAGGGGTAGAGGCAGGAAGAAGATGCGGCTGCAGGAGTCTGGAGCTCCAGTTGGTGTTGCCATGGatacaacccagcagcaggatcaAGAGCATTGTCAGCCAGAGGATGTGGAGAGCAGTGTTCTCACACTCGTCTCTGTTGGTTACGAGACCATCTCCAGCGGCCTCAATGCCACAGGACAGATCTGA
- the si:dkey-21e13.3 gene encoding rap1 GTPase-GDP dissociation stimulator 1-B, giving the protein MGVYIDTYARIHTHNTHMDRLRPTSDSGRLLPVVPKDPLTNALDAIVVSTDLIEDELRPHLETVLTVIQEKQRGAAEQVAVSGVLPILAQALRRRGPLTLMTAKLVSELARETVIRERCGETGVSSALLSVLVSRDQELLIHAGRAIARICYESRCQQEQLLRLGAVPKLVGILLGFKSNQALEGVCLVALCNLGDMGEGGEDGGISWERGVSLCPEESVFRGVTCHSCGFGSMVTVVRLTQWSPGQHTVSIEVLFRYSIGFWTMHNNRRTVRRSPLSHLGTCPRFYKAIKYSVQNIPNSRSLKSLIFHIFL; this is encoded by the exons ATGGGAGTCTATATTGACACATATGCACGCATacacacccacaacacacacatggaTAGACTGCGGCCGACCAGTGACTCCGGGCGACTACTGCCAGTGGTACCCAAAG acCCTCTCACTAATGCATTAGATGCCATTGTGGTCAGTACTGATCTCATCGAGGATGAACTCCGACCTCACCTGGAAACAGTACTTACTGTCATACAGGAAAAac agCGTGGGGCTGCGGAACAGGTGGCAGTGAGTGGTGTATTACCTATTCTGGCTCAAGCCCTTAGGAGGAGAGGACCGCTTACTTTAATGACTGCTAAACTGGTGTCAGAACTGGCCAGAGAaa CGGTGATCAGGGAGAGGTGTGGGGAGACAGGGGTGTCATCTGCTCTGCTGTCTGTGCTGGTCTCCAGGGATCAGGAGCTGCTGATACACGCTGGTCGCGCTATCGCTCGTATCTGCTACGAGAGCC ggtgtcAACAGGAGCAGTTGTTGCGTTTGGGGGCGGTCCCTAAGCTGGTTGGAATCCTGCTGGGTTTTAAAAGCAACCAGGCTCTGGAGGGTGTGTGTCTTGTGGCCCTGTGTAACCTAGGTgacatgggagagggaggggaggatggaggtaTATCGTGGGAGAGAGGCGTGTCACTATGTCCCGAGGAGTCTGTGTTTCGTGGCGTGACTTGTCACTCCTGCGGCTTTGGCTCCATGGTTACAGTCGTCAGACTGACCCAGTGGTCGCCCGGGCAACACACCGTCAGCATCGAGGTGTTATTCCGTTACTCCATCGGGTTCTGGACAATGCATAACAACCGCCGGACAGTGCGACGTTCACCACTCTCTCACCTGGGAACGTGTCCTAGGTTCTACAAAGCCATCAAGTACTCCGTTCAGAACATTCCCAACAGTAGGAGCCTCAAGTCACTGATCTTCCACATCTTCCTTTGA